Below is a genomic region from Miscanthus floridulus cultivar M001 chromosome 1, ASM1932011v1, whole genome shotgun sequence.
tatgtgtatggatgcttgtgtggtgttctatgattacgtccagccggtgagatatacatggtgatcaagaagaagaggaatgacgttgaagattaaagcttactgaagaatcggtgttttaaggcaagtatagcatgtgatctttcttgttgtcctattcaccttaatatcattttaattatatgcatgtgtctactatgacaaccgtagtaattttcctagctactTGAATCCTAGATTCCTTAAtttctatgggttattgcatagggtagtatgatgctagtgctcaactaaagccataatcttataacttgactaatgatatatgcaataaatattaaaagatgATTTTTGACAACATggaacaagagggctagagcattgagctattttatagtgctctagattcctctccctaaggacttatctgtaagcgaacatacAGGACTTACAGTATATCTGtagagggctacatggctctggctttagctcagtatgatgaccttttctagcttgttagttagttacctttatggcgtaagaatggcttgacgaatcgggtatatgatagcctctactcttatgtgtatagcaatgatgaaattgtgccattcgatagtgagttcctatatctgtttgcggagtgaatctaatggccctaacttgttagacgaacctttgaaaggcttcatagtgaaccctgccgaccttccttggtagtgggtcaagaggttggccgcctcaggcgaaagggtaaatcacgactcatagtgaaagtgtataacctctgcagagtgtaaaactggtatatcagccgtgctcatgatcACGAGCggtcttggaacccttacggaatagatgatgaacactaatgatactaatgataaagatgctcactaatgattactgtttatgctgttcattattcatgtttacctgatcatgtgtttatatggcttgtgaataaacttgttgccactcaattgctaaaagatgactcattaaaagctaatcgcagttaaatcagtgtcagccttttgagcctcatgaaccccatagtatatttattgagtacgacatgtacttacgcttgctttattttttaaatttttgaaaaaattccggatgggtaccagattgctagagtttgaagaaattaggcttgtgatcaaccagtcagttgttcctgtggaattagagtcttcacctgaagatttgagttgtcttttcgctgtttgccatctaaggttatattctttatattaagtacgttatatattgagcattgtttattgatattacccttatttgtagctatatgtgatatttgacttactggactcacatatggtgtgtatctggttttgttcttaaaaccggatgctacaTATATTCAGCtgttgtagttgttaaatttCTTTAGATGAAAATGATCTGCAGGTTTCATATTGACTATTGATGAAAAACTCCATCAATCTAGGAAATATTCTGCAGTCTAGAAAACTAACAGGCAATAAGCTGATTCTTTTAAACAAAATATGCAACAATGGCGTCAGTAGGAAACTGCACATTGACAAAGCTGTATGGACTATCTGCAGaacataaaaaaaagaaaactatttGCTGCTAGCTAAAAGTTATATAGATACAAAACAGAAGTGTAACTGGCATTGCTGCATGATGACTTGATTATCATACTTAATATGCACAATGGTCTACCGATTTTttattttagcctttttttttgaaagtttttcacaaatacgtcgctggaggaaagatttcagaatctggacccttagctcggcgccatcgatactggcgccgagcttacacgtctcggcgccagtgcccctggcgccgagctcttgggctcgaagcGGACGTGGAGGTGACATggcaggaagctcggcgccagtcaccctaGCGCCGAGCCTTTATTACGTATGGGCCCcgcccctctcttcctctcttcctctccctctctcgccagagcagagcagcgccgccgccgccgcctgcgcaCGTGCCTCCATCAGACCGCCCTCACCCGCATGCGCCTCGCCGCGCCCGCGCACGGACGGTCGCGCCGCGCTGCCACCGCGCCCGCGCCAGCCGCCCACGCCCTGAGGCcgcgccgcgccaccgcgcccgcCCCGCGCCCCGAGGCCGCGCAGGAGCGCCGCGCCCCGCGCCTGCGCCGCCCAGTGCCCGCGCCTGGCCGCTTgccgccgcgccgccaccgcggcCGCGCCACGCCCCTGACGCCCGTGCCCTGGTCCCCTCGCCGGTCCATACGCCCGTGCCGCGCCCTCGCCTCGCCCTGACGTGCCGCCCGCGGCCGCCTTGGCCACCGCCGTCGTCAGCCACGCCACCGCCGACCCCGGCACCTGCAGCggccggccgtgccaccgccgccccGGCTCGTTGGCCTGACCCACGCTCGACATCCGCTGtgactccgtcgacgtccgcggatcaatcgttggaaaggtaaaaattatgaatatgcaatgtacctacttagttgacatttgttatttactagttaatgcgATGACTCATGTAGTTGATTTATTTATTGATctcatgagatatatatgtagatagatagaaacataaatacataggtacatagatatagttagatagctacttagataggtagttacatatttagttaactaaatatgatctagctattatcttatttacttagtttgtagttagaaagtacttgttagataCTATTTAccatctaatttggactaaaggacatgtgtttcgttatgtgtttgaactagatggacaacctagtgaccatatatcatggaggcaccattgatacgatcgctatggatatgttgagtttgttgacatgcaaagcgtgcctatgctattcaatgataggccttcatttagtgagatggttgcaagagctcgggaggagctgcattgccttggagatgatgtcattgcagttgatggtgtactacacctaggttctcctcccaacatccacaggcgaatgatctcaattggttgtgcggatcagtgggagaactatgtgagatcgactatgaagagccagctgtaatgtttggacgtggttatgCATcgagtgttagttgatcccatccctcatgggttttctccACCAATGGGTCACCAGGTACACATCGACCCTCCTGTTCTGGAACCTGATATGGAtatggaggttgcacctatggttaccgatgctcaatctacccccaatgcggtagttggagatgcttgtcagactcatgttcttgtgacagatcctcctcatgagatccctttaacacagaatcatccgagtaagtgtcttaaccatatggtttttgggagcttacccccttccttatatccatttctttcattctttcctcatttctctacttatgttgtaggacattcctgagaatatggatgtgccccctgttgctgcgcaagtgcactttggagatggattctatggctccaatagtgttgaaattatgcatgattcagagccatatgagatggcaagggctcttgattctgatgatgatcgccctgttgaagagctgaaaaagagtgatgttgagatgctgaggcgtatctttcccggccgCCGTGATCCAAGATTTCacaagttcagcgatcttgctcattctgatcaggcgtgtgcagaaggacgtgatgatgagctcctagaagctcctgaggccgaccctaacatggtaattgagaatgagagggtgttcaatgatcctccctgcattgaagaggtggttgcaggcgtttgcagtgatatgaaagagaccttacaaggtcttgcattcatatgcggagcgccgttacacaaTTGTGTGTGACAAGAAAcgctacccatggagggtttgtgcaaggaagcaaacagTCATcagaaagtggaagatcacaaaagttgttggaccacacaattgtgctgaccatgagctgacactgaggcatcgataGTTgatatctaccctcattgccaagcagttgatgggaatattgcagggagaacccaacatgaaggcgaggacaattatcaggaccgttgagacgttgtatggaggttatgtgataacttatggtaaagcttggagggctaagcagcgagcgtggaagatgatatatgggaactagggaggatgggtacgagcagctaccagtacttttcaatgcaatcaaagcggtgaatccaagcatgcattatgagtacatcccaaaaccaaatacatggaaggatgggaggcagatattctttcagtgctttctggtgcttccctcaatgtgtcgaggcctttaggcactgtcgtcccatcttctccattgattgTACGTTCCTGATTAGGCAAATattagggcacacttcttatagccatatcctatgacgtgaacaacaagttggttcctttggcatttgctttggttgagaaggagaacaatgacagttggggatggttgttgaggctagtccagatacacatggttgggcctggtagggaggttgatgtcatatctgataggcaccagggcatacttaatgccatgtgagagcagatagaggggtatgcacctttgcaccatcgttggtgtactcgacaccttgcggagaatctactctggaaggatggtgtgaagggtaactttgatttgTTCTTGGAGGctactcgacagcttgaggacaagtacttttagaaaaagttggagcaggttcagaatccgcatcaaatgcagaaggtagacaatggctcactagtttaatgagggatttggagaaatggacgagagctcatgacgccagtggatggaggtacgagttttagtgcagcaacatggtggagtcattcaataagttgctattggggatatgtggtatgcccgtgaatgcaatcgttcaattcaccttctataagcttgttgcctggttcaacgatagacacacccatgcattgaagttacagagtgatggagagatataggCTCCGAAAccgaaggcacacctagagaaggcaaatgaaagggctagcacacatgaAGTACATGCTTTGATCACGCCATAGAGACTTATTAGGTCGAGCATAGAGGCAGTACAATGTCCGACAGCGAGGtccaagatttcaaatgcacttgtggtaaaccaaggcagtaccgcTTTCTTTGttcccatttggtggcagcagctaggcatcacaactataatatcgagagcaggatacctcatgagttcagtgtcgacacacTTGTGCACatatggagcccccgcttcgtgcctttctaggaccttggagagtggcctccatatgatgggctaaagtacattgcggatccagcttaccgttagatcaaggaagaggacgaagCACCGGATGTTTATGGACCTAGATACCCAAAAGAACGAGGCAtaggagaggaaccccatttgttactgacctcgagcagtacgagtgcggcaagtgtggtagacttgaccacaattcatgaagttgccattgacagattagtgaggtgcgattaTTAGTTGATTATATTACTtaatatttgtcgtattcatttaattaattatgcatataattgtgtcaattacttgtacatttctaagttcatgtttcattgcatattgaatttctaattcattgactttttttgtaggatggcgcaattccacctgctcaacCTGACGTACGAAGAGACCCACCAAGGACGTCTCATAGCataggggcaggtaataatctatacgttttgttcaaattttggtgagcgtacatgtgttcgtgaagtagcAGGAGACTAcgttttattccatgcaggaccttctgctccttcgtcctagaacccacagtgggttcttggacatacggtacgacgataggtacactcctttcctacaaagagctggcctagatgtcatctctttttaggttcgtcgtgggttgcccaagttcaactcagtggCCATAATCGCGTTGGTTGATAGGTATTAtattcaatcattgcctccattcatggccatttgttcatgcacttgcctttttgacatgtaatcttgatTTGTCTAAAATATAGGTGGCGACCGAAGACTCAcggcttccacctaccttttggggagatgacagtcatgctccaggactgtcagaagatgctaggccttaGGATTCACGGCAACCCAGTCACTGGGCAGTGTAGGTTAGAAGGTTGGAGAGTATGAGTGGAGgtcttccttgggcgtgagcttggcgagcaaggggctcacacttctggagttctcatctcctggctccggcaagagttcgcacagtgcccctaggaggcagatgaggagatagttgggtactacaacagggcatggatcctacacctgtttgcctacGTTCTCTTCCCCAATGCCACGGGTGAGACTGCGTcttggatgtgggtccactgcctcagtgactgggaccaggcgggtcactaTAGCTAGGGGCTCTATAGTCTTGGGTTTTCTATACCGACAGTTGTAcgaggggtgtcgtcggactTCGTCCAatgcgtcacttggtggatgcatgtacctATTACAACAGTGGATGTGGTCTCATCTTCTAGTTGGCCGTCTAGAGGttctggctcatcgtgagtggttccaaggtcagcctctaaGTCAGCAGCCGacatgggcgtacctttgggaccaggtcagggttctgTACGCGAGGTTAGAgtgggcgtacattgagttcatgaacgagctagacacgctgacattgtctagtgtaagtaaattttatttcccatgctggtttgaaatggaTTAGTATACCATATAACATCTTGTTtagacatgttgcaggtggagtgggagccatacgatggagagggggcacttccttttcagttgaacaacgtttgtgggttcgacgatgacttctataggatgaggtaccctctaatctgcttctatgctgtcgagttccacctgccagatagagttgcacaccaatttggagtgagacagctttggcctatggctcCGTTCTCGACTAACGTTGACTTACATAAGTAAGCGTTTTGCTATTTCAAATATCTCATGATGGTCCATTtatattaatatggtgacatgtacatggattcaagtaacgatgacatacgtgcaggttgaaTCGTCAGAAGAACAAAAGATTTTTGACAGGGAGAAGCACTACCAGTCcttcattgagcaatgggaggagatgcacgacaatgtGGACGAGAACAATGAGCCGCACATGAACCGTGAGtttaggcggtaccaagcttagtaccagcgtgcgacacgttgtaggctgagggtacagtggacaaaagatgactacgccgacatcgagtcctccgatgatgaagacatggcgtacgaccaatctactcgtgcaggaaggcaggtggaggcaggaccgatcatTAACAGAGTGGCAAGTCaagtgccttatttttctacgttaagttgcatattaatacattaggcattcttggaccgacattaggagttatatATTTTAGctagtgccaccttcgagccgtatcacccttataatatgttagattcttgtacaaaagaaaaaaaatctattgctatctgtttagaagtattattactgagaactttgttgcagggcaatacactcaaatgctccgttgaagagattgagcgcattcggtcgagagtcagggacgactacatgcttagcttcctagatgtaagattcaaaatattctttcaaatatattattaatacgttagattgtttcagttaacataattttgtacaacagaggttgTCACATCGGCTATACCGTGCGGCTGCTcattgtggttgtaggacagacATGATGCAAGACATGTACGTTCCTTccacaggcagaggaggcttgggttcctctagccaaACAACTACAGGGGATGGGgacaaggacgacgacgacgacgatgatgtggaccagaggcacgaggagcttggcccctctcagctccatgacgctcccttgATTTAGCCTACACCGCCTCCAGGCACTAGGCGATGCCGTCCgcatgacccttacactccaggtacgagcgctcttggtcacaagggtaagggcaagagtatgAGACAGTGAgggttgtggtagatgttagtatgtactattatggattttgtatttactttcctgtaactatttgggactgtatgaacattgtggactatttggactatgcaggacatgttatgttggttgtgatgttcggTGTGGTTGCATTTTactccttggatgattaaatgtttggaatatataatgatgtctctgtttgtaactatggatgcttctgaaacaagggaaactcttgtgaatttttttcgtgaatcattaatcatactacactactaaaaaggcacaaatatagtacatagattaaatgtaaatttattaaaacgtgtatagtccaatcgtattGTATAGACACTTTGCAGACGAATCTAGGGTTACCATGCAACAATGGGAGGCCACTttagagaaggtgcaacacaatttgctttgtggccacactactaggatgactttatcttattcacatggcacatctatgtgtttgttgtttggtttaattacctaaagCATGTTAAGTTTAGTCGAAGGAAttctgtaccctagttcggtacatgatctcacatgccatttcatgtgttttgtgtgttgaaaagACTCAAATCTAGTACATAGATtaaatataaatttattagaacatgtatagtccaatcgtatcatacagacttgggtcgggacttccgactgtcggaagttccgacgttccgactcacgtcgggacttccgacggccaTAATCACTGTGTAGGCTAAGTGACTCGGCGTCAGGACTTCCGGCATGAGTCATGACTTCTGACTATCGAGAGTTCTGGCTTACGTTGGGACTTTCGACACCAACAGTCACTgaaaaatattctacgtgctcgtggagtgctagagtgtctttcttttgattttattttatgcttgagcactatatcttcctcagaccaactaagtttgcatccctctttatattatgacggatcctaaactcaaaacaaaaataaaaccattgGAGAGCGCATAATGagtaatagctgcgacatatctcattaagatcatattagtccctaatttggatgtcatcaatacactaaaacccacatagggggcaaatgcactttcaaatcctcagtctgaaacatactgagtaagcaactcatcatccgagtaccagtcctctaccataccacaaccctgttgctgtgtcTAGGCTCACCtacgttgctctgacctgcctgtcacCTGTAGTAAGCAGCCtctgcttcatctgcggccgctacaggcttgagtgaagaacgcgttgtcatcctcctccgcctgcaagcccatctctgctagagcgatgagctcagctcagtctaccagtgtcatcctcagcctttcaaattttcaacacatacacttgcacttacttcatgcttagtttggacacacaaactccaacgtattctcactggtttatcatagctcgatctccacaatcgcatagaggaggttccttgagtcgtctaactatggctaggATGCTTCTTTTTAGCCAggttaggggggggggggtggaacccaccgcttgaagtgctcacgtagatgtctccctctaaaccaatcgtcgaaaaggaggtacctaggatcaaacttgtctgcaccgtcgatccactgaaagaaaaatcaCCTCTCATGGTCCCTACACAactgagattccaacaaaatattagtagcatacttacacaaataaagaaaaaagatagtgaaaacaatttcttacattaaaacgactgcatgtgtagaagcaccacgtcgctgtgtccggatgttttgattgaaaaacatgggccgggaaaccacagtcacagttggGGACAGGGAGgttaggagggacgggggcatctttgctagacgcgtcgggttataattctcgaggacgaccccgttttcgccaaaactcctcccgaaacatttcttgcatctaacaaaacggatgtaatttaacaaacataaatcaaaacatcacaaataaatgtcaatgagaaccataactacaatacaaccaattttgttctaagaaccgaaagcaattaacattaagccctaaacctagggtttcccatttgatgcacaacaatgaacccataacataactacatgcgcctaggtttgctaacTTTTCCACGCATTGGCATCatcctatggttgtataatacaaatgtTGAGGGatagaataaaaccctaagtaatgatgattcttaggttgaaaaatccgactaatatataccgaatcgatgcgaaaaaattaggaggagagcgaggataccttgctctcgaagatctacggatcaaatcaaagttttcaaggtccaatatgccgattcgtgaggtagggcgaagtggggagaaaaaaatccgagagggaggagaaagaagaggaagaaggctcgggcaggaaggttgggccggGGTTAAAACACAAGCTCGGCGCCAGTTACCCTGAcgccggcgccgagctcggcgccagggtgactggcgccgagctccctgccatgtcacctcCACGTTGGtctcgagcccaagagctcggtGTCAGGGACGCTGGCgacgagacgtgttagctcggcgccacgtgttagctcggcgctaacatcgatggcgccgagctaagggttcagattctgaaatctttcctccaggggcgtatttgtgaaaaactttcaaaaaaagggctaaaaaataaaaaaatcggcAATGATCTATCAGGTTATAAGTCTGTTTACTGTAGAGTGTGGAACCCTATCATGAGTCATAGAATCATACATTGGCCTATCAATGAGAAATTTCATCCATTTTTCTGCATGAGTAGTGAATCTGAATTTTCAAAGTGCAGGACATCATAGGGATAGGGCTTAACTTGCTTATGCAATACCTGTTTTGCAAGCAAGGTAATTTGTTGGACAAAGTATATGGAATGGTCACAGCTACTGATTGTGTACAGATTGTTATAGGGAATAGTCATGCTAACTGACCAGCTCTTACTGTGAGGAGTTACGGAGTTTCAGAGGTTTGGAGATGCAGCTGGCTACATGATGGCAGAGGCAGCAAGCCTCCCATCTGATTGGCCAGCTGAAATTCGGAGATGGTAATAGTACAAAGGATGTGTCTGCCAAATGGGCAGTAGGAGGCCAACTCAAATGTTTGTTGTGCTGAATTTTACTTTGATACGATAGCACATAACTACAATTCATAAAAACTGTAATATGAAGTAAAATACTGAGGTCGTGCTGAATGGAACTGAGGTCCCGCACACTGGTTGGTTTGTTGTGCTGTTTACCTGAAAAATGGAACCAAGCTACAGCTGCAGAAAAGTGATTGAGTAGGTGAAATGAAAATTCAGATCGAAGGCACAGCTGTAGAAGATGACACTGAACAGCAAGAGCAAACAACAGTGACGGGCTGGGCATGACATTATTGTTGGAATACTACTCCAATCTTCAAAGATAAGTGAGGCCATGGAATATGCTCCATGTGATCGGTGTGGACAAATGAGTAATGATATAACAATTATCAGACTACATATCAAAAGCTAGATGGCCCTTGAGGAAGATACGTAGGGGCATACAAAAATAAAAAAGTGAGAAGGGATTGATTTGCATATGACCTGAACACACAAAAGTTAATTAAACTTCACCCCAGTGGTTGTAGTCAGTGTTCCCACGGCAACCTTTCCCTGCAGCACAACAACCAAACAAAACTGTCCTTTTATTTTGCATAAAGAAAAATCAGTAGGTAACATGTTTTTGGTTCTTGCATAAAGAGTACCTTATGAGAAAGACACAACTCGCTGCTAGTTAACTCCTAAGAAAAACAGTGAAAGTGAGCAGCTGCAAGGTTAACACATTTCCGTTAAGTTCGAATAGGAGCCATGTGTCGAGTGGCAGTGCAAAGAAACATATGCAATAACTGAATCACTCAATTTAGCAAGGCTGCTGGAACTATATACCAGGGCCAAAATTATATAATAGCTAAAAGATCATTGTTTTAAATGGTTGCACATTGTTGTCGGTATCAGCACATTGCTTTAGATGGTTTCAAATGCCTTACCAAGCAGATTGCATTAACATGACATTGTTTTTCTCTAGTTGGACACTGAGTTCACCATCAAACTCGCCAAATCAGCTTATTTCTGAATTTTATTTGAATGAACTCTAATATGAATTTTCTTTAAGCAAGGCAACAATTACGAATTTATTGACTGTTGGTGATTAATTTCTGCAGATTTGTATGGTCAATACATGAAGAATATGACTTCTAAGATCAATGCAGGCTGCCAAAAGAAGTTTGTAAATACTGAACAATAAATTAATAAGCATTCACAGTGGACAGTGAGCAAATTTGATTACTTGTTAGCAAGAGCAAATTTCATAGTATTAGCTTGACTTTTCTCAAATCTTCAGGTCTGAGGACAAAGACAATACCTGGTGCTAGGTTGGAGTCGACTTGCGTCATGCACAGCAGCCGGACTACAGGAGTCACACAGGAGTCAAGTCCGCCGTCCGGTGTCGAGCAGCTAAGGTCAGTTGCGACTTGGGGCGAGCAGCAGTGCACCTCCCCTCTCCTCTACGGTGATCCGGACAGCGTCTCGGACCACCTCCCTCTCCTCCAGGCTCCTAGGACGGGACTTGGACTGCAGAGGCCAGGTCGTAGCATCATATTGGGGGAGGGAGCCATGGGTCGAGTACAGGAGGTCCAAGATGCAGACGGCGAGGCGGACTTGCGGCGGCTGGACGGCGCTCCGGGTGGCAGTGACTGGGTGGGATGGGCGGCCGGGATGGAGGCAGCCGGACGGCGCCCTGAGTGGCGCGGAGGGCGGCGGCCTGAGGGAGGCGCCCAGGCGGCGCGGAGGGCGGTGTTCGGTGGGAGGCGCCCCCGGGCGGCGCGGAGTGCGACCTCCGTGCGACGTGTAGGGAGTCCAGGTGGGGGAGGGCACCGGAGGGCTGCGCAGAGGGAGTCGCAGTGGGGGCACGGAGGGAGTCGCGGCAGGGGAGCTGAGGGAGGGAGCCTGGTCCCACCTATCGGCGCGGGGTGAATGTGGGGAGTCAGGGCAGACCGAATTGACTGTGGATGATTCCAGTTTCACCTTAACAGGAGTAGAGATTGTATATTCGGTATTCCCGATTGAGATGTATGATCCGATTAGTTGGAGGCATGTACTCCGATCATCTATGAAATGAGGAGTGTGGGCGATTGGAAAAGGGCAAATCTGTGATAAGATTTTGTATGAAACTAAAAAAACATAGTTTACAAAATTGCATCGAAATTAAACTTCAGATATACTAATTGTGTTTGTTTTTACAATAACTTGTTTAAAAAATAATTtactttaaaaaaaatgtttttcTCATGAAGcaagaatattttttattaaatAGGGGCAATATTCAAGGTTGACATCTTCACAAAAAATGTTCTGGGCTCATGATTTAGGATAACAAAATTTTAGATTCAGAGGAATAATATTCCATAGCATTCGTTTCAAGTAGTAGAAATTTAAAAAGAACATGTCAAGTATTCTGTAGTAGAAATTTAAAAAGAACATCACATGATACCGTGGCAACAATTGATATATATTGTCGAATATTTCATAGATACTATATGAACAACCTAAAATACACAATAGAACATCTTATGGGGTAAGGACGAATTTAGGCCCCCCCCCCAAGCCCACTCTACAAGTTTGaacaaaggtgaagtaga
It encodes:
- the LOC136457213 gene encoding uncharacterized protein, which gives rise to MSSVGQANEPGRRWHGRPLQVPGSAVAWLTTAVAKAAAGGTSGRGEGAARAYGPARGPGHGRQGRGAAAVAARRQAARRGHWAAQARGAALLRGLGARGGRGGAARPQGVGGWRGRGGSAARPSVRGRGEAHAGEGGLMEARAQAAAAALLCSGERGRGREEERGGAHT